A region from the Mobula hypostoma unplaced genomic scaffold, sMobHyp1.1 scaffold_123, whole genome shotgun sequence genome encodes:
- the LOC134341779 gene encoding tumor necrosis factor receptor superfamily member 5-like: MTPASRTEVGADPFSKTTHRVKLPPRRRVAHSRDREARSQRSAIARMFPLSFLLLLAPVHGEAPCSHLEYRGDHRCCKMCPAGSYVAQDCTLTRETQCRPCQDGEFTASDNGQLSCLRCKACDPGHGLEELSPCTRTSPRTCRCAPGFVCMASEPGRACLFCRREDACPAGQGASSAGNKSGDALCRPCAAGTFSSSPSRTPCQPWTRCSDLGLFTLRDGTSVSDATCGPTPAQPPWVLALVLAWALVCVLLLVITCLVFRRANSSSRTKKRIPELS; this comes from the exons ATGACACCAGCTTCCCGGACAGAGGTCGGGGCTGACCCCTTCTCCAAAAccacacacagagtgaaactccctccacgccgtcgcgtcgcacactcccgag ACCGCGAGGCTCGAAGCCAGAGATCCGCTATCGCAAGGATGTTTCCCTTAAGCTTTTTG CTGCTCCTCGCCCCAGTGCACGGGGAAGCACCCTGCTCCCACCTGGAATACCGAGGCGACCATCGCTGCTGTAAGATGTGCCCGGCTG GGAGCTACGTGGCCCAAGACTGCACGCTGACCAGGGAGACGCAGTGCCGGCCGTGCCAGGACGGGGAGTTCACGGCCTCCGACAACGGCCAGCTCAGCTGCCTCCGCTGCAAGGCCTGCGACCCAG GACACGGCCTGGAGGAGCTGAGCCCCTGCACCCGGACGAGTCCCAGGACCTGCAGGTGCGCCCCCGGGTTTGTCTGCATGGCGTCGGAGCCGGGCAGGGCCTGCCTCTTCTGCAGGAGGGAGGACGCGTGCCCGGCCGGGCAGGGAGCTTCCAGCGCTG GTAACAAGTCGGGGGACGCGCTGTGCCGGCCCTGTGCTGCGGGAACCTTCTCCAGCTCTCCGTCGCGGACGCCCTGCCAACCCTGGACAAG ATGCAGTGACCTGGGCTTGTTCACCCTCCGGGACGGAACCTCGGTGTCGGACGCCACGTGCGGGCCTACCCCCGCGCAGCCGCCCTGGGTCCTCGCACTGGTGCTGGCATGGGCACTGGTGTGTGTCCTCCTCCTGGTAATCACGTGCCTGGTCTTCCGGAGGG CCAATTCATCAAGCAGAACCAAG AAACGCATCCCCGAGCTTTCATGA